The following proteins are encoded in a genomic region of Cataglyphis hispanica isolate Lineage 1 chromosome 1, ULB_Chis1_1.0, whole genome shotgun sequence:
- the LOC126854983 gene encoding probable isocitrate dehydrogenase [NAD] subunit alpha, mitochondrial: MAAQWIRTAISSKLTGARLYSSKVHKCTLIPGDGIGPEISAAVQKIFDAAKVPIEWEAVDVTPVKGPDGKFGLPQAAVNSINRNKVGLKGPLMTPIGKGHRSLNLALRKEFNLYANVRPCRSLEGYKTLYDNVDVITIRENTEGEYSGIEHEIVEGVVQSIKLITEEASRRVAEFAFQYATDNNRKKVTAVHKANIMRMSDGLFLRCCREAAQKFPSIKFEEKYLDTVCLNMVQEPNQYDVLVMPNLYGDILSDMCAGLVGGLGLTPSGNIGLNGALFESVHGTAPDIAGQDKANPTALLLSAVMMLKHMGLNSHAKIIEQAAYETIKEAKYLTGDLGGTAKCSEYTNEICKKVATQTK; the protein is encoded by the exons ATGGCAGCCCAATGGATTCGTACAGCA ATATCTTCGAAGCTCACCGGTGCGCGGCTCTACAGCAGTAAGGTACATAAATGCACTCTAATCCCCGGAGACGGCATCGGACCTGAGATCTCTGCTGCGGTACAGAAGATCTTTGATGCTGCTAAG GTACCGATAGAATGGGAAGCGGTTGATGTGACACCAGTAAAGGGTCCAGATGGCAAGTTTGGTTTACCACAAGCAGCCGTTAACTCTATCAATAGGAATAAAGTTGGTCTGAAGGGACCCTTGATGACCCCAATAGGAAAAGGTCATAGATCTCTCAATCTTGCACTAAGAAA ggaatttaatttatatgctaATGTGCGACCATGTCGATCGTTAGAGGGGTACAAGACGTTGTACGATAATGTCGACGTCATCACTATCAGAGAGAATACAGAAGGTGAATATTCGGGTATAGAGCACGAAATCGTAGAAGGCGTTGTACAGTCCATTAAGTTAATCACTGAAGAGGCTTCTCGCAGGGTAGCGGAATTTGCTTTCCAATATGCTACAGATAATAATAGGAAAAAG GTTACTGCTGTACATAAAGCGAATATCATGAGGATGTCGGATGGTTTGTTCTTGAGATGTTGTCGGGAAGCTGCGCAGAAATTTCCATCTATCAAGTTCGAAGAAAAGTATTTGGACACTGTTTGCCTAAATATGGTGCAAGAACCAAATCAATATGACGTACTCGTTATGCCAAACTTGTACGGAGATATTTTATCCGATATGTGCGCTGGACTCGTCGGAGGTCTTGGTCTCACACCGAGCGGAAACATTGGTTTGAACGGAGCTTTGTTCGAATCG GTACATGGAACGGCACCCGATATTGCCGGCCAAGATAAGGCAAATCCCACAGCATTATTGCTCTCTGCGGTGATGATGCTCAAACATATGGGTCTCAACAGCCACGCAAAGATCATCGAGCAGGCCGCTTATGAAACCATCAAGGAAGCGAAATATCTGACCGGTGATTTAGGTGGTACCGCTAAATGCAGCGAATATACAAATGAGATTTGTAAGAAGGTTGCTacgcaaacaaaataa